A part of Myxococcus landrumus genomic DNA contains:
- a CDS encoding response regulator → MTNPSPNLQPLVLVVDDYDDAREMYAEYLEYSGFRVAQARNGQEALDQAFALVPDIILMDLSLPVIDGWEATRQLKKDDRTRTIPVVALTGHALTGQSDEARGAGCDSFVTKPCLPDELVTEVRNLLAQRAVAATR, encoded by the coding sequence ATGACGAATCCCTCCCCGAATCTCCAGCCGCTCGTGCTCGTCGTCGACGACTACGACGATGCGCGGGAGATGTACGCGGAGTACCTCGAGTACTCAGGGTTCCGCGTGGCGCAGGCGAGAAACGGCCAGGAAGCACTGGACCAGGCCTTCGCGCTCGTGCCGGACATCATCCTGATGGACCTCTCGCTGCCCGTCATCGACGGCTGGGAGGCCACGCGCCAGCTGAAGAAGGATGACCGCACGCGCACCATCCCCGTGGTGGCCCTCACCGGACATGCGCTGACGGGCCAGTCGGACGAAGCGCGCGGTGCGGGGTGCGACTCGTTCGTCACCAAGCCCTGCCTCCCCGATGAGCTCGTCACCGAGGTCCGCAACCTGCTCGCGCAGCGCGCGGTCGCGGCGACGCGGTAG